Proteins encoded by one window of Sphingomonas ginkgonis:
- a CDS encoding SPFH domain-containing protein, translated as MLTSFLMAVVILVVLFVMMSVKIVHQGYRYTIEHFGRFVRVADPGFNFVPAFFYRVGRRINMMEQVLDIPGQEIITKDNAMVAVDGVVFFQVLDPAKAAYEVSDLYTAITALSTTNLRTVMGSMDLDETLSKRDEINARLLSVVDHATESWGVKITRVELRDIRPPADIVNAMTRQMKAEREKRAAILESEGLRASEILRAEGEKQSKILQAEGRKEAAFREAEARERAAQAEASATKAVSDAIEQGSAQAINYFIAQKYVEAISQFATSPNAKTILFPVEATQLIGTLGGIGELAKEVLGSGDAAKAPAPAPRERRVAPPASPTGLPSAGQ; from the coding sequence ATGCTGACCAGCTTTCTGATGGCCGTGGTGATCCTGGTCGTCCTTTTCGTGATGATGAGCGTCAAGATCGTCCACCAGGGCTACCGCTACACGATCGAGCATTTCGGCCGGTTCGTTCGGGTGGCCGACCCGGGCTTCAACTTCGTCCCCGCCTTCTTCTACCGGGTGGGCCGGCGCATCAACATGATGGAGCAGGTGCTCGACATCCCGGGGCAGGAGATCATCACCAAGGACAATGCCATGGTGGCGGTCGACGGCGTGGTCTTCTTCCAGGTGCTGGACCCGGCCAAGGCGGCTTACGAGGTCAGTGACCTCTATACTGCGATCACCGCGCTCTCGACGACCAACCTCCGGACGGTGATGGGCTCGATGGACCTCGACGAGACGCTGTCGAAGCGCGACGAGATCAACGCCCGGCTGCTCAGCGTGGTCGACCATGCGACCGAGAGCTGGGGGGTGAAGATCACTCGCGTCGAGCTGCGCGACATCCGTCCGCCCGCCGACATCGTCAACGCGATGACCCGCCAGATGAAGGCCGAGCGCGAGAAGCGCGCCGCGATCCTCGAGAGCGAGGGGCTGCGCGCGAGCGAGATCCTGCGGGCGGAGGGCGAGAAACAGTCCAAGATCCTCCAGGCCGAGGGGCGCAAGGAGGCCGCCTTCCGCGAGGCCGAGGCGCGCGAGCGCGCGGCACAGGCGGAGGCGAGCGCCACGAAGGCGGTCAGCGACGCAATCGAGCAGGGCAGCGCGCAGGCGATCAACTATTTCATCGCGCAGAAGTACGTCGAGGCGATCAGCCAGTTCGCCACCTCGCCCAACGCCAAGACCATCCTCTTCCCGGTCGAGGCGACCCAGCTGATCGGGACGCTGGGCGGGATCGGCGAGCTGGCGAAGGAAGTGCTGGGGAGCGGCGATGCGGCGAAGGCCCCCGCCCCGGCCCCGCGCGAGCGGCGGGTCGCCCCGCCCGCGTCGCCGACCGGCCTCCCCTCCGCCGGCCAATGA
- a CDS encoding HpcH/HpaI aldolase/citrate lyase family protein, with the protein MTQVLAERRSLLFLPASNPRAITKARTLGVDAVVLDLEDAVRPEAKVEARAAAVAAVAEAWSGAIGIRVNGLASEWHGADVAAVAASRADFVVVPRTDGPAVIAEVATLTGKPVAAMIETPAGVIHAPAIAREAAALIAGTNDLRAELRIPPGSGRTPLFAALQMTVLAARAAGIPVFDGVFNGLEDEDGLAAECAEGRAFGFDGKSLIHPAQVEACHAAWAPRPEELDRARRLVAAASGGAERFEGAMIERMHVEAARRLIERT; encoded by the coding sequence ATGACCCAGGTCTTGGCGGAGCGCCGCTCGCTCCTCTTCCTTCCCGCCTCCAACCCGCGGGCGATCACCAAGGCGCGCACGCTCGGCGTCGATGCCGTCGTTCTCGACCTCGAGGACGCCGTCCGCCCCGAGGCCAAGGTCGAGGCGCGCGCGGCCGCCGTCGCGGCGGTGGCCGAAGCCTGGTCCGGCGCGATCGGTATTCGCGTCAACGGGCTTGCGAGTGAGTGGCACGGCGCCGACGTGGCGGCGGTCGCCGCCTCGCGGGCGGACTTCGTGGTGGTGCCGCGGACCGACGGCCCGGCCGTGATCGCCGAGGTGGCCACGCTGACCGGCAAGCCGGTGGCGGCGATGATCGAGACTCCCGCCGGGGTGATCCACGCCCCGGCCATCGCCCGCGAGGCGGCCGCGCTGATCGCCGGCACCAACGATCTCCGGGCCGAACTCCGCATCCCGCCGGGTTCCGGCCGGACGCCGCTGTTCGCCGCGTTGCAGATGACGGTGCTCGCGGCCCGCGCCGCCGGCATTCCCGTGTTCGACGGCGTGTTCAACGGGCTCGAGGACGAAGACGGGCTCGCCGCGGAGTGCGCGGAGGGGCGGGCGTTCGGGTTCGACGGAAAGAGCCTGATCCACCCTGCCCAGGTGGAGGCCTGTCACGCGGCCTGGGCACCGCGCCCCGAGGAGCTCGACCGCGCCCGGCGGCTCGTCGCGGCGGCGAGCGGTGGCGCGGAGCGGTTCGAGGGCGCGATGATCGAGCGGATGCACGTCGAGGCGGCGCGCCGCCTCATCGAGCGGACATGA
- a CDS encoding glycosyltransferase family 4 protein, producing MNAAKPEIVLSANSCWNLVNFRGALLKGLQERGFQVTGAAPLDGSEGLLSRAGAAVEPIAIRSDGLNPLEDARLAVRYWRLLRRRRPAAFCGFTAKPNVYGCLAAGQLGIPAIANVSGLGTAFIRGGSLEKLITGLYTAAFRRAALVFFQNREDRALFVDRGIVRPEQAGLLPGSGVDLARFRPTRRSGDATGETRFLFVGRLIGDKGVREFADAARIVRAARPDCRFALLGPLGVANRTAITREELDGWVGEGILDYRGAADDVRPHLDWADAIVLPSYREGLSRVLLEGAAMERPLLASDVPGNRELVRDGVNGLSFSVRSADSMAEAMLRFAAMPFSQKQILAAAARRGVEVEFDEAIVVERYVNAIRAAIGPAAG from the coding sequence ATGAATGCCGCAAAACCCGAGATTGTCCTTTCTGCGAACAGTTGTTGGAACCTCGTAAATTTCCGGGGTGCGCTACTCAAGGGGCTGCAGGAACGTGGCTTTCAGGTCACAGGAGCGGCCCCGCTCGACGGTAGCGAGGGCCTGTTGTCCCGCGCCGGGGCGGCGGTCGAGCCGATCGCGATTCGAAGCGACGGCCTCAACCCGCTGGAGGATGCCCGGCTGGCGGTCCGCTACTGGCGGCTGCTGCGCCGCCGCCGCCCGGCCGCCTTTTGCGGCTTCACTGCCAAGCCGAACGTCTACGGCTGCCTCGCCGCCGGGCAGCTCGGCATCCCGGCAATCGCCAATGTGAGCGGGCTCGGGACCGCCTTCATCCGTGGCGGTTCCCTCGAGAAGCTGATCACCGGCCTCTACACCGCCGCGTTCCGGCGCGCCGCGCTCGTCTTCTTCCAGAACCGCGAGGACCGGGCGCTGTTCGTCGACCGCGGGATCGTCCGTCCGGAACAGGCGGGGCTCCTGCCGGGGTCGGGAGTCGATCTCGCGCGCTTCCGGCCGACGCGGCGAAGCGGCGACGCGACGGGCGAGACACGCTTCCTGTTCGTCGGCCGGCTGATCGGGGACAAGGGCGTGCGCGAGTTCGCCGACGCGGCGCGAATTGTCCGGGCGGCACGTCCCGACTGCCGCTTCGCGCTGCTGGGGCCGCTCGGCGTCGCCAACCGCACCGCGATCACCCGCGAGGAACTCGACGGCTGGGTGGGGGAGGGGATCCTCGACTATCGCGGCGCGGCGGACGACGTGCGGCCGCATCTCGACTGGGCCGACGCGATCGTCCTGCCCTCCTATCGCGAGGGATTGTCGCGGGTGCTGCTGGAGGGCGCGGCGATGGAACGGCCGCTGCTCGCCTCGGACGTGCCGGGCAACCGGGAGCTGGTTCGCGACGGGGTGAACGGCCTCTCGTTCAGCGTCCGGTCAGCCGATTCGATGGCAGAGGCGATGCTCCGCTTCGCCGCCATGCCCTTCTCGCAAAAGCAAATATTGGCGGCGGCCGCACGGCGGGGGGTGGAAGTGGAGTTCGACGAGGCTATAGTCGTCGAGCGCTACGTGAATGCAATCAGGGCGGCGATCGGGCCCGCCGCCGGCTGA
- a CDS encoding metallophosphoesterase, which translates to MFGLFKRKGGTPSVPAGYRAYAVGDVHGRLDLLEPLLDDIVTDAQARGNSRNLLVMLGDLIDRGAWSAQVIDRLRSWKPHGWRSVFLMGNHEEVLLQVLDGDVGLMRQWFRFGGTECLASYGVAAGQLAELDDPAALALVRQVIPPDHVAFIRGFGDTLSLGDYLFVHAGIRPGVPLEQQARSDLRWIREPFLSHGDRHEALVVHGHTIHDEVVELSNRIALDTGAYRTDRLSAMGFEGEQRWLLQSAGGDRVADETNQHSARLAAIRSA; encoded by the coding sequence ATGTTCGGCCTGTTCAAGAGGAAGGGCGGCACGCCATCGGTGCCGGCAGGCTACCGCGCCTATGCGGTGGGCGACGTCCACGGCCGGCTCGACCTGCTCGAGCCGCTGCTCGACGACATCGTCACCGACGCCCAGGCGCGGGGCAACTCGCGCAACCTGCTGGTGATGCTCGGCGACCTCATCGACCGCGGCGCCTGGTCGGCGCAGGTGATCGACCGGCTGCGCTCCTGGAAGCCGCACGGGTGGCGCAGCGTATTCCTGATGGGCAACCATGAGGAGGTGCTGCTGCAGGTGCTCGACGGCGACGTCGGCCTGATGCGGCAGTGGTTCCGCTTCGGCGGCACCGAGTGTCTCGCCAGCTATGGCGTGGCGGCCGGGCAGCTGGCCGAGCTCGACGATCCGGCAGCGCTGGCGCTGGTGCGCCAGGTAATCCCGCCCGACCATGTCGCCTTCATCCGTGGCTTCGGCGACACGCTCAGCCTCGGCGACTATCTGTTCGTCCATGCCGGGATCCGGCCCGGCGTCCCGCTCGAGCAGCAGGCGCGCAGCGACCTGCGCTGGATCCGCGAACCCTTCCTGTCGCACGGTGACCGGCACGAGGCGCTGGTCGTCCATGGCCATACCATCCACGACGAAGTGGTGGAGCTGTCCAACCGGATCGCGCTCGATACCGGCGCCTATCGCACGGATCGGCTCAGCGCGATGGGCTTCGAGGGCGAGCAGCGCTGGCTGCTGCAGTCCGCGGGCGGCGATCGTGTCGCTGATGAAACGAACCAACATTCCGCTCGTTTAGCCGCTATTCGAAGCGCTTAG
- a CDS encoding polysaccharide biosynthesis/export family protein, which yields MLTTLLPSCADKRGGPIPYDVALGKPDAPSLTPLGADYRIAPLDKLAIKVFKQPDLSSDYDVDLLGNISMPLVGELKVIDKTPVEVKDEVTSLLGAKYLVHPEVSVGVKESTRNSVTVDGAVNKSGVIPAFGSVTLIQVIAAAGGLKEDANARRVAVFRQIGGKRQAAAFDLTDIRRGQSPDPQIYPGDIVIVDGSSVKNTQKQILTSLPLLNVFSPLGL from the coding sequence ATGCTGACCACCCTCCTCCCCAGCTGCGCGGACAAGCGCGGCGGGCCCATCCCCTATGACGTGGCGCTCGGCAAGCCGGACGCGCCCAGCCTGACGCCGTTGGGGGCGGACTACCGGATCGCGCCGCTCGACAAGCTGGCGATCAAGGTCTTCAAGCAGCCGGACCTCAGCTCGGACTATGACGTCGATCTGCTCGGCAACATCTCGATGCCGCTGGTCGGCGAGTTGAAGGTGATCGACAAGACGCCGGTCGAGGTGAAGGATGAGGTCACCTCGCTGCTCGGGGCCAAGTATCTGGTCCACCCGGAGGTCAGCGTCGGCGTCAAGGAGTCGACCCGCAACAGCGTCACGGTCGACGGCGCGGTGAACAAGTCGGGGGTCATCCCCGCCTTCGGTTCGGTCACGCTCATCCAGGTCATCGCCGCGGCCGGCGGCCTGAAGGAAGACGCCAACGCCCGCCGGGTCGCGGTCTTCCGGCAGATCGGCGGCAAGCGCCAGGCGGCGGCGTTCGACCTGACCGACATCCGTCGTGGCCAGTCGCCCGACCCGCAGATCTATCCCGGCGACATCGTTATCGTCGACGGCTCGTCGGTCAAGAATACGCAGAAGCAGATCCTCACGTCGCTTCCGCTCCTCAACGTCTTCAGCCCGCTCGGGCTCTGA
- a CDS encoding GumC family protein: MNDNGKNLALPTEPGTLALERNDLRDGRYYEERRYHPASELNLASLLRIISEWRWLIISALAVGLALGVAMTLLTRPLYKTWVTIEVNPPSVDVSDEQSRQRQQGGAQAWDAVATQVGLLGSRSLAERVAQDLNLAADADFVGTGGTAQSRIKSAAGRIQGGLNVIAPEEGTLIRFSYVDTNPQRAARIANGIADSFINSNLQRKFEASAYARTFLQNQIAKVRGDLERGERQLVAYAQSQGIINTASAGADGKPTGDTSSLQGDSLVALNKALADATAKRVSAEGAVRSARLAAQSAGLEAGAPLRTQKAALEADYQQKLGTFKPEHPDMLAERKQIAELDRQIAAQSATAVSGRVSGVEAEYQAAVSAENGLRARVAGLKGSVLDLRGRSIQYNILQRDVDTNRSLYDALLQRYKEIGVAGGIGTAPVSVVDHADVPGGPFKPNLLLNLMIGTLAGLLAGIAAAVALELINDTIRNREDVRTKLGIACLGAIPKARAQTEFLDELRDPTSTVSEAHSAVLTSLRFSTDSGTPRVLTLTSARPAEGKSSTCLALAQNCARRGQKVLLIDADLRNPAFKSSSDQRGLTRLLTSHDKIDGDIMPTQHEGLWLLPCGARPPNPADLLSTGRFAEILTEALQHFDMVLVDAPPVLGLADAPLLAAACRNVMLVVEAGRTRTRAVIDALNRIEATGAQVIGATLTKANEASSGYGYGYSAYRYDEVGDKRPRIQLIPQQV, encoded by the coding sequence GTGAACGACAATGGAAAGAACCTGGCTCTACCGACCGAGCCGGGCACGCTTGCACTGGAGCGGAACGATCTTCGCGACGGCCGCTACTATGAGGAGCGGCGCTACCATCCCGCGTCCGAGCTCAACCTCGCGAGCCTGCTTCGGATCATTTCCGAGTGGCGCTGGCTGATCATCTCCGCGCTCGCGGTCGGCCTGGCGCTCGGCGTCGCGATGACGCTGCTGACCCGTCCCTTGTACAAGACCTGGGTCACGATCGAGGTCAACCCGCCGTCGGTCGATGTCTCGGACGAACAATCGCGGCAGCGCCAGCAGGGCGGCGCGCAGGCGTGGGACGCGGTGGCGACCCAGGTCGGGCTGCTGGGCAGCCGTAGCCTGGCCGAGCGGGTCGCCCAGGATCTCAACCTCGCGGCCGACGCGGACTTCGTTGGAACCGGGGGGACAGCGCAGTCGCGGATCAAGTCCGCTGCCGGGCGCATCCAGGGCGGGCTGAACGTGATCGCGCCGGAAGAAGGCACGCTGATCCGCTTCAGCTATGTCGACACCAACCCGCAGCGCGCCGCGCGGATCGCCAACGGGATCGCGGATTCGTTCATCAACTCCAATCTCCAGCGCAAGTTCGAGGCGAGCGCCTACGCGCGGACCTTCCTCCAGAACCAGATCGCCAAGGTCCGCGGCGATCTCGAGCGGGGCGAGCGGCAGCTGGTCGCCTATGCCCAGTCGCAAGGCATCATCAACACCGCCTCTGCGGGGGCGGACGGCAAGCCCACCGGCGATACGTCGTCGCTGCAGGGAGACTCGCTCGTTGCGCTGAACAAGGCCTTGGCGGACGCCACGGCCAAGCGGGTGTCGGCGGAAGGCGCGGTCCGGTCGGCCAGGCTGGCCGCGCAGTCGGCGGGTCTCGAGGCCGGGGCTCCGCTGCGCACGCAGAAGGCGGCGCTCGAGGCGGACTATCAACAGAAGCTCGGCACCTTCAAGCCCGAGCATCCGGACATGCTCGCCGAGCGCAAGCAGATCGCCGAACTCGACCGCCAGATCGCGGCCCAGTCGGCGACGGCGGTCAGCGGTCGCGTGTCGGGGGTCGAGGCCGAATACCAGGCTGCCGTGTCGGCGGAGAATGGCCTGCGCGCGCGGGTCGCCGGGCTCAAGGGTTCCGTGCTCGACCTGCGGGGCCGGAGCATCCAGTACAACATCCTCCAGCGCGACGTGGATACCAACCGGTCGCTGTATGACGCCCTGCTGCAGCGCTACAAGGAGATCGGCGTCGCCGGCGGGATCGGCACCGCTCCGGTGTCCGTGGTCGACCATGCCGACGTGCCGGGCGGACCGTTCAAGCCCAACCTGCTGCTCAACCTGATGATCGGCACGCTGGCCGGTCTTCTTGCCGGGATCGCGGCGGCGGTGGCGCTCGAGCTGATCAACGACACCATCCGCAATCGCGAGGATGTCCGGACCAAGCTCGGCATCGCCTGCCTCGGCGCCATCCCGAAGGCGCGGGCGCAAACCGAGTTCCTCGATGAGCTGCGCGATCCGACTTCGACCGTCTCGGAGGCCCACTCCGCGGTGCTCACCTCGCTTCGGTTCAGTACCGACAGCGGCACGCCGCGGGTGCTGACCCTGACCAGTGCGCGGCCGGCCGAGGGCAAGTCGTCGACCTGCCTTGCGCTGGCCCAGAACTGCGCCCGCCGCGGCCAGAAGGTGCTGCTGATCGACGCCGACCTGCGCAACCCCGCATTCAAATCGTCGAGCGACCAGCGCGGGCTGACGCGCCTGCTGACCTCGCACGACAAGATCGACGGCGACATCATGCCGACGCAGCACGAAGGCCTGTGGTTGCTGCCCTGCGGCGCGCGTCCGCCCAACCCGGCGGACCTCCTGTCGACGGGCCGCTTCGCCGAGATCCTCACCGAGGCGCTGCAGCACTTCGACATGGTGCTGGTCGATGCTCCGCCCGTGCTCGGCCTCGCCGATGCCCCGCTGCTCGCCGCGGCATGCCGCAACGTCATGCTGGTGGTCGAGGCGGGGCGGACCCGTACCCGCGCCGTGATCGACGCGCTGAACCGGATCGAAGCCACGGGTGCCCAGGTGATCGGCGCCACGCTGACCAAGGCCAACGAGGCCTCGAGCGGTTACGGCTACGGCTATTCGGCCTATCGTTATGACGAGGTCGGCGACAAGCGTCCGCGTATCCAGCTGATCCCGCAGCAGGTCTGA
- a CDS encoding O-antigen ligase family protein, with the protein MMADRFARFGLPAFFALGLLLGGSAQGLWGKLLLEFVAVAVMAATVWVRRDRALESSDRFMLAMIGLVVLLVAFQILPLPPALWSALPGRAPIAAGFALLGQSLPWAPVSLAPSTSLSTALTLLPAVAMLMAVLWFPHVRRGSFSLVLVGVALANILLGTLQVSNTGDEAHWYLYPDTNLGAATGFFANANHLAILLVTAVPFLAALVMRMSRNKRDRRSAGLAGAGLGGLLLLLLGILLSGSIAATVLMLPALLGAAALVLKPSRTTRLTLLGLALAVGAGAVAVMLSGGVPAGMRGANKVASFDTRAEFAHHTVGLIPTYMPVGSGLGTFPTIYPTSENPNTVTLDFVNHAHDDYLELALETGLPGLLLVVLFVGWWAWRTVVIWRSAAGSGHARAATIASGVLLLHSIVDYPLRTIAIEMVFAYCVALMALPLTQAAAAEEGGEARHLRIG; encoded by the coding sequence ATGATGGCCGATCGCTTCGCGCGTTTCGGGCTGCCGGCCTTCTTCGCGCTCGGACTGCTGCTGGGCGGCAGTGCGCAGGGATTGTGGGGCAAGCTTCTTCTCGAGTTTGTCGCCGTCGCCGTCATGGCTGCCACCGTCTGGGTGCGCCGGGACCGGGCGCTGGAGAGCAGCGACCGCTTCATGCTCGCGATGATCGGGCTGGTCGTCCTGCTTGTCGCCTTCCAGATTCTTCCGCTCCCGCCAGCCCTGTGGAGCGCGCTTCCCGGACGCGCTCCGATCGCGGCTGGATTTGCGCTGCTCGGCCAGTCGCTGCCCTGGGCACCCGTGTCGCTCGCGCCGTCGACCAGCCTTTCCACCGCGCTCACGCTGCTGCCGGCGGTTGCGATGTTGATGGCCGTGCTGTGGTTCCCGCATGTCCGGCGCGGCAGCTTCAGCCTGGTGCTGGTCGGTGTTGCGCTGGCCAACATCCTGCTCGGCACGCTGCAGGTGAGCAACACGGGCGATGAGGCGCACTGGTACCTCTACCCCGACACCAATCTCGGCGCGGCGACCGGCTTCTTCGCCAACGCCAATCACCTCGCGATCCTGCTGGTGACCGCTGTGCCCTTCCTTGCCGCGCTGGTCATGCGGATGAGCCGAAACAAGCGCGACCGCCGCTCGGCCGGGCTCGCCGGCGCGGGGCTGGGTGGATTGCTCCTGCTGCTGCTCGGAATCCTGCTCAGCGGTTCGATCGCCGCGACCGTGCTCATGCTCCCCGCGCTGCTCGGTGCCGCCGCGCTGGTCCTGAAGCCCAGCCGCACCACCCGCCTGACGCTGCTCGGGCTGGCGCTGGCCGTCGGGGCGGGGGCCGTCGCCGTCATGCTCTCGGGCGGCGTGCCGGCCGGCATGCGCGGCGCCAACAAGGTCGCCAGCTTCGACACCCGGGCCGAGTTTGCGCATCATACCGTCGGCCTCATCCCGACCTACATGCCGGTGGGAAGCGGTCTCGGGACCTTCCCGACCATCTATCCGACCAGCGAGAACCCGAACACGGTGACCCTGGACTTCGTCAACCACGCCCACGACGACTATCTCGAGCTGGCGCTCGAGACCGGCCTGCCGGGCCTGCTGCTCGTCGTCCTGTTCGTCGGCTGGTGGGCATGGCGGACGGTGGTGATCTGGCGCTCGGCGGCGGGGAGCGGGCACGCGCGCGCGGCGACGATCGCCAGCGGCGTGCTGCTGCTCCACAGCATCGTCGACTATCCGCTGCGGACGATCGCGATCGAGATGGTCTTCGCCTACTGCGTCGCGTTGATGGCGCTGCCGCTGACCCAGGCCGCCGCGGCGGAAGAGGGCGGCGAGGCGCGCCACCTTCGCATCGGCTAG
- a CDS encoding nucleotidyltransferase family protein, which produces MIDRAPTFTPGFRLLVEACREAFAPGATARLEPWLEAGAKEALPLARRHRVQGLAWRGLEPLADRLPEAVRAGLSHDSRDIARTGLQSLLACRQLLDAHARAAIPLLFLKGLPVGMLAYGAPFVKMSSDIDMLVLPGHVEASADILEAQGFALVLPRHRRRLRSWHGWHKESVWERGDGLVVELHDAAVSHPRLLAGLDANAPSQPVEVAPGIVLPTFADDILFAYLCVHGASSAWFRLKWICDLAALLRERSAAEVLELHRRALALGAGRCSGMGLLVAVALFDPPWRAAVEALDDPVEHRLARLSLRELAASKAPLDRPFGSVALRLSQLALVPKPGAGAAEARRQAIEVVRMRLGR; this is translated from the coding sequence ATGATCGACCGCGCGCCGACCTTCACGCCCGGGTTCCGGCTGCTCGTCGAGGCCTGCCGCGAGGCGTTTGCGCCCGGAGCGACGGCGCGGCTCGAGCCTTGGCTGGAAGCGGGCGCGAAGGAAGCGCTTCCGCTCGCCCGGCGGCACCGCGTGCAGGGGCTGGCCTGGCGCGGGCTCGAACCGCTTGCCGATCGTCTGCCCGAAGCCGTCCGGGCGGGACTCAGTCACGACAGCCGCGACATCGCGCGGACCGGGCTCCAGTCGCTGCTCGCCTGCCGCCAGCTACTCGACGCACACGCACGGGCCGCCATTCCGCTGCTGTTCCTCAAGGGACTGCCGGTCGGCATGCTCGCCTATGGCGCGCCGTTCGTGAAGATGAGCTCCGACATCGACATGCTGGTGCTGCCCGGCCATGTCGAGGCGAGCGCCGACATTCTCGAGGCGCAGGGGTTCGCCCTAGTCCTCCCCCGGCACCGACGCCGGCTCCGCTCCTGGCACGGCTGGCACAAGGAGTCGGTGTGGGAGCGAGGAGACGGACTGGTGGTCGAACTGCACGACGCCGCCGTCAGCCACCCCCGACTGCTCGCCGGTCTCGACGCCAACGCGCCCAGCCAGCCGGTGGAGGTCGCGCCGGGGATCGTCCTGCCGACCTTCGCGGACGACATCCTGTTTGCCTATCTTTGCGTCCACGGCGCCTCCAGCGCCTGGTTCCGGTTGAAGTGGATCTGCGATCTCGCGGCGCTGCTGCGCGAGCGATCGGCGGCGGAGGTGCTCGAACTGCACCGGCGGGCGCTTGCTCTCGGCGCAGGGCGTTGCAGCGGCATGGGGCTGCTCGTCGCCGTTGCCTTGTTCGATCCGCCGTGGCGCGCCGCGGTGGAGGCGCTCGACGACCCGGTCGAACACCGGCTCGCGCGGCTCTCGCTTCGCGAGCTTGCCGCGTCCAAAGCGCCGCTCGACCGCCCATTCGGCTCGGTTGCGCTCCGGCTCAGCCAGCTCGCGCTTGTCCCCAAGCCGGGCGCCGGCGCGGCGGAGGCGCGGCGGCAGGCGATCGAGGTCGTGCGGATGCGGCTCGGGCGCTAG
- a CDS encoding lasso peptide biosynthesis B2 protein, giving the protein MARRLLSRFAAVTPERRRLLAEAAAALVAAWLLIRVRPFLKTLAFGQPAAGHDDGVAPRHLASAVVSAAGKLPWPMVCFPQGLALQRMLRRRGHDARLHYGIARPGEGPLKAHVWVSLDGETLVGGETAAEFREVARYP; this is encoded by the coding sequence GTGGCCCGCCGTCTTCTCTCGCGCTTCGCCGCTGTCACGCCCGAGCGGCGCCGCCTGCTTGCCGAGGCGGCCGCGGCGCTGGTCGCGGCCTGGCTGCTGATCCGCGTCCGCCCCTTTCTCAAGACACTCGCCTTCGGTCAGCCTGCCGCCGGCCACGACGACGGCGTCGCTCCGCGCCATTTGGCCAGCGCAGTGGTGAGCGCCGCGGGCAAGCTGCCGTGGCCGATGGTCTGCTTCCCGCAGGGTCTGGCGCTGCAGCGGATGCTGCGCCGGCGCGGTCATGACGCGCGGCTCCACTACGGGATCGCTCGACCCGGCGAGGGGCCGCTCAAGGCGCATGTCTGGGTGTCGCTCGACGGCGAGACGCTGGTCGGCGGCGAGACCGCGGCCGAGTTCCGCGAGGTCGCGCGTTACCCTTGA
- a CDS encoding GatB/YqeY domain-containing protein, with protein MIRDDIKAALVSAMKSGDKPATGTIRLIQSALKNRDIELRTGTAPADDDALVTEVLQKMIKQRRESVELYRKGGRDELADAEQAEIGVIERFLPRQLSDDEAQAAIRTIVVDTGASSMKDMGKVMAEVKSRLGTQIEPARASALVRAALAQG; from the coding sequence ATGATCAGGGACGACATCAAGGCCGCGCTGGTGAGCGCCATGAAGAGCGGCGACAAGCCCGCGACCGGCACCATCCGCCTCATCCAGAGCGCGCTCAAGAACCGCGACATCGAGCTTCGCACCGGCACTGCCCCGGCGGACGACGACGCGCTCGTCACCGAGGTGCTGCAGAAGATGATCAAGCAGCGTCGCGAGTCCGTCGAGCTCTACCGCAAGGGCGGCCGCGACGAGCTGGCCGACGCCGAGCAGGCCGAGATTGGCGTCATCGAGCGCTTCCTGCCCAGGCAGCTGTCCGACGACGAAGCGCAGGCCGCGATCCGCACGATCGTCGTCGACACCGGTGCTTCCTCGATGAAGGACATGGGCAAGGTCATGGCCGAGGTGAAGTCGCGGCTGGGCACCCAGATCGAACCGGCCCGTGCCAGCGCGCTGGTCCGCGCCGCGCTCGCTCAAGGGTAA